The proteins below are encoded in one region of Bacillus vallismortis:
- a CDS encoding NETI motif-containing protein, with translation MAKPKKKKFEVTEQQTIDAVIQQMKEEGYLPVRRMEEPIFMEKKENGSIQIVPCGRKIIFEGKLI, from the coding sequence ATGGCAAAGCCGAAGAAGAAAAAGTTTGAAGTGACAGAGCAGCAAACGATTGACGCTGTGATTCAGCAAATGAAAGAGGAAGGATATTTGCCTGTACGGCGAATGGAGGAGCCTATTTTTATGGAGAAAAAGGAAAATGGGTCAATTCAGATCGTTCCATGCGGGAGAAAAATCATTTTTGAAGGGAAACTGATCTAA
- a CDS encoding DUF4179 domain-containing protein: protein MDKHQVKQMYDDIAVPKKALKKAIHQAVVRAENDRNSRRRFKWGRTITNGMAIAAVVCILYLSSGLFLPSVNKAMGSIPIVGQIYKDFQDKVGLSLFKSNLVTALNEKAESRGITVSVNSSYYDAGQLVYNFTVDNLQSDEKELMYDVDEWSYNNNFSINYDSLMLKKINNKQYAGQLRIYTNGIQIKNGETVPFVITHINEIQGNWRFKLPIIKKKANYLENSKVVSAYHNRYQFSNIQVENGKLGSVLQFTIDYQGIAKNDTVAIDEVKDDLGNIYEMTMSNIVLGDRKKINERTVRVKGQTQLESPINPKAKKLTLRAYIKSEAEGSEIVPLNAEMPFHVSKTNHQNIGIEVNNMKQEGRKVLVQYRFTGIDTSSMNENDLVNIGEMIGLGDMKKMKSWADPLAYYEEGYYLKANTAKVKNMNTAEMVSTFELDDAYLDKLSLKHFEFDKYGLYIDKGVINDLIQLKPFSFTVPVHQVKQPGEKKSS, encoded by the coding sequence ATGGACAAACACCAAGTGAAGCAGATGTATGATGATATAGCAGTGCCAAAGAAAGCACTCAAAAAGGCAATACATCAAGCTGTTGTTCGCGCTGAAAATGACAGGAACAGCAGACGCCGTTTTAAATGGGGACGAACCATTACAAATGGAATGGCTATTGCTGCTGTGGTATGTATATTGTATTTATCATCTGGTCTTTTTCTTCCCTCTGTAAACAAAGCGATGGGAAGCATCCCCATTGTCGGACAAATTTATAAGGATTTTCAAGATAAAGTTGGTCTATCATTGTTTAAAAGCAATTTGGTCACAGCTTTGAATGAAAAGGCTGAATCCAGAGGAATCACCGTTTCTGTAAACAGCTCCTATTACGATGCCGGACAGCTTGTCTATAACTTTACTGTTGATAACCTCCAGTCTGATGAAAAAGAGCTCATGTATGATGTGGACGAATGGAGTTATAACAACAATTTTTCAATTAACTATGATTCCTTAATGCTTAAAAAAATAAATAATAAACAATATGCAGGACAATTAAGGATTTATACAAATGGCATTCAAATAAAAAATGGGGAAACCGTACCCTTTGTGATTACTCATATCAACGAAATACAGGGAAATTGGAGGTTCAAACTGCCAATTATCAAAAAGAAAGCAAATTATTTAGAAAACTCAAAAGTGGTATCCGCTTATCATAATCGTTATCAATTTTCCAATATTCAAGTGGAGAATGGAAAGCTCGGATCTGTCCTTCAATTTACAATAGATTACCAAGGCATAGCAAAAAATGATACGGTGGCAATTGATGAAGTCAAGGATGATTTAGGAAACATATATGAGATGACAATGTCAAACATCGTGCTTGGAGACCGCAAAAAAATAAACGAGAGAACGGTAAGAGTAAAAGGACAAACACAGTTAGAATCACCAATCAATCCAAAAGCGAAAAAGCTAACATTAAGAGCATATATTAAATCCGAGGCAGAGGGCAGTGAAATCGTCCCGCTAAATGCTGAGATGCCGTTTCATGTTTCAAAAACAAACCATCAAAACATAGGGATTGAAGTCAATAACATGAAACAAGAAGGAAGAAAAGTATTGGTGCAATACCGCTTCACTGGAATTGATACCTCAAGCATGAATGAAAATGATTTAGTGAATATAGGTGAAATGATTGGCCTTGGTGATATGAAAAAAATGAAATCATGGGCTGATCCGTTGGCTTATTATGAAGAAGGTTATTATTTGAAAGCAAATACAGCTAAAGTGAAAAATATGAACACTGCCGAAATGGTATCCACTTTTGAACTGGATGATGCCTATCTTGATAAGCTGTCTTTAAAACATTTCGAGTTTGATAAGTATGGTCTGTATATCGATAAAGGTGTTATAAATGATCTTATTCAACTAAAGCCATTCTCATTTACTGTACCAGTGCATCAGGTGAAGCAGCCTGGTGAAAAAAAGTCATCATAA
- a CDS encoding Fur-regulated basic protein FbpA produces MAEVLRRAINQKKQFLKNKLLLSEFYQGRGEQLADYTLSELEKEYKSLLKMKKEI; encoded by the coding sequence ATGGCTGAAGTACTTCGCCGAGCGATTAATCAAAAGAAGCAATTTTTAAAAAACAAATTACTGCTCTCGGAATTTTATCAGGGAAGAGGGGAACAGCTTGCTGACTATACACTGAGTGAGCTTGAAAAAGAATACAAGTCCCTTCTGAAAATGAAAAAAGAGATCTGA
- a CDS encoding DEAD/DEAH box helicase family protein, giving the protein MARAKKTPANARKFPLIEQAKKAEQNLFSHHQGYVIPEYINQNLLHTLRDYQDEAMRNYHYTQTQINPSPQHVLFNMATGSGKTDLMAGLILYLYQELKYQNFLFTVNTNSVLMKTKDNLVNQNSEKYLFQEKIEIDGQRIYIRQVERFPHVRQNNTIYIKLSSVQKVSDDLFVLKENTMGLSDYENHPVVVLADEAHHYSASTKSEKEAENTWESAINKILRARDEKEKKNLLLEFTATVDFDKEAIYNKYRDKVVYRYPLNKLMFDGYSKQVKRIETSASDEDKMLNVVLLSQFRKYRAYAEGVTGSFKPVIMFKSPKVAISLEATKVFNELITNLNVSDLVSFIQRQQALDSNESSALKLAYNFYLQNENDLAKIVREIKQDFDPRNVLNANDASGNMLEKGQYEALNTLENSNNLYRVVFAVAKLTEGWDVLNLYDIVRIEKEAGTNKNATMVEAQLIGRGARYYPFEIEGEKSYQRRYDNDSSNKQLFLETLHYHTMNEPQYLKQLVGSLEQMDLPTGQDKKNPPIEIKVKPSFKKTDTYKTGKIYYNEAEDVSDEWFDSIEKYGINHKSDISRSLNYGSREVSYKATVENIETKTIGIEKFDIRFIKKAIQRLEFYKFDNLKKYLPLLTSMKEFIYGEKWLNGGNLKLYLTVPKEYKASDISPDEILKVTIDILKEYEVKFKSGYVKQRGTNRFIGYPIREYLTNYNKRVPEYDTANLLNETTQKVAAYEMNDEFYVYEKAIVNKLEFELIERIKAHVDELKQKYNKAVYLFRMDENMHRESAKSEKVKLHQYGSRINRAGETVEMHLQGFQPDFILFLEDNEFYFQIFIEPKGMSGDRFVSELWKQDLLLYMTDHQAEMEFEDDSKNVRISGLKFYTKGDGQKTMAQLAEITQVQEATDSSTVQETLEFSSGIVLDGE; this is encoded by the coding sequence ATGGCAAGAGCAAAGAAAACTCCTGCTAATGCTCGTAAATTTCCTTTAATTGAGCAAGCTAAGAAAGCAGAACAAAACTTATTTAGTCATCATCAAGGATACGTTATTCCAGAGTATATCAATCAAAATTTACTCCATACGTTACGTGATTATCAGGATGAAGCAATGCGTAACTATCACTATACGCAAACCCAGATCAATCCCAGTCCTCAACACGTTCTGTTTAATATGGCGACTGGTTCAGGGAAAACGGATTTAATGGCGGGTCTAATTCTCTACCTTTATCAGGAACTTAAGTATCAGAATTTCTTGTTTACGGTAAATACAAATTCCGTCCTTATGAAAACGAAGGATAATTTGGTAAATCAAAATAGTGAGAAATATCTTTTTCAAGAAAAAATTGAGATTGACGGACAACGAATTTATATTCGACAAGTTGAGCGTTTTCCTCATGTTCGCCAAAATAATACCATTTATATCAAGCTTTCATCCGTGCAAAAGGTATCAGATGATTTGTTTGTGTTAAAAGAGAATACAATGGGTTTATCTGATTATGAAAATCACCCTGTAGTTGTTTTGGCTGATGAAGCTCATCACTATTCCGCAAGCACAAAATCAGAAAAAGAAGCTGAGAACACTTGGGAATCTGCTATCAATAAGATTCTAAGGGCTAGGGATGAAAAGGAGAAAAAGAATCTATTGCTAGAGTTCACGGCAACAGTGGATTTTGACAAGGAAGCAATTTACAACAAGTATCGTGATAAAGTCGTTTACCGTTATCCGTTAAACAAACTTATGTTTGATGGGTACTCTAAGCAGGTTAAGCGTATTGAAACATCCGCAAGTGATGAAGATAAAATGCTGAACGTGGTGTTACTCTCACAATTCCGAAAATATCGTGCCTATGCTGAGGGTGTCACGGGATCGTTCAAGCCCGTGATTATGTTCAAATCACCAAAAGTTGCAATCTCACTTGAAGCAACAAAAGTCTTTAATGAACTCATTACCAATCTAAACGTAAGTGATCTAGTATCATTCATCCAACGTCAGCAAGCATTGGATAGTAATGAAAGCTCTGCACTAAAGTTGGCTTATAATTTCTACCTGCAAAATGAAAATGATTTAGCAAAGATTGTTCGTGAGATTAAACAGGACTTTGACCCACGAAATGTTTTGAATGCCAACGATGCCAGTGGCAATATGCTTGAAAAAGGTCAGTATGAAGCCTTGAACACGCTCGAAAACTCTAATAATCTCTATCGTGTAGTTTTTGCTGTGGCAAAACTTACAGAGGGGTGGGATGTGCTCAATCTATATGATATTGTTCGTATCGAAAAAGAAGCAGGCACGAATAAGAACGCTACAATGGTTGAAGCTCAATTGATTGGACGAGGTGCAAGGTATTATCCATTTGAAATTGAAGGTGAGAAAAGCTATCAGCGGAGATATGACAATGATTCTTCAAATAAGCAATTATTTTTAGAAACCCTCCACTACCATACAATGAATGAACCTCAATATTTGAAACAGCTAGTGGGCTCTTTGGAACAAATGGATTTACCAACGGGACAAGATAAGAAAAATCCGCCTATTGAAATTAAAGTTAAACCTTCCTTCAAGAAAACAGATACCTATAAAACAGGGAAAATCTATTATAACGAGGCCGAGGATGTATCAGACGAATGGTTCGACTCTATTGAAAAATATGGCATTAACCATAAGTCAGATATTTCCCGAAGTTTGAACTATGGTAGTCGGGAAGTTTCTTATAAAGCTACTGTTGAAAATATTGAAACAAAAACTATCGGTATTGAAAAATTTGATATTCGTTTCATTAAGAAAGCCATCCAACGCTTGGAGTTTTACAAGTTTGATAATTTGAAAAAGTATCTTCCCCTCCTGACTTCTATGAAAGAATTTATCTATGGAGAAAAATGGTTAAATGGAGGGAATTTGAAGCTCTACTTGACTGTTCCTAAAGAATACAAAGCGTCAGATATTTCTCCAGATGAGATTTTGAAAGTAACCATCGATATATTGAAAGAATATGAAGTGAAATTCAAGTCAGGTTACGTCAAGCAACGGGGGACCAATAGATTTATCGGCTATCCGATTAGAGAATACCTAACGAATTACAACAAGCGTGTTCCAGAGTATGACACCGCAAACCTATTGAACGAAACAACACAAAAGGTTGCTGCTTATGAAATGAATGATGAATTTTACGTATATGAAAAAGCAATTGTCAATAAGCTTGAGTTCGAGTTGATAGAGCGCATTAAAGCCCATGTAGATGAGTTGAAACAAAAGTATAACAAGGCTGTCTACTTGTTCCGTATGGATGAAAATATGCATCGTGAGTCAGCCAAAAGTGAAAAAGTTAAACTGCACCAATATGGCTCACGGATCAATCGTGCAGGAGAAACAGTAGAAATGCACTTACAAGGCTTTCAACCCGACTTTATTTTATTTCTTGAGGATAACGAGTTTTATTTTCAAATATTCATTGAACCAAAAGGAATGAGCGGTGACAGGTTTGTCAGTGAGTTATGGAAACAAGACTTGCTATTATACATGACCGACCATCAAGCAGAAATGGAATTTGAAGATGATTCAAAGAACGTTCGAATTAGCGGGCTGAAATTTTATACTAAGGGTGATGGTCAAAAAACTATGGCTCAACTTGCAGAAATTACCCAAGTGCAGGAAGCAACTGATTCCTCCACAGTTCAAGAAACCTTAGAGTTCTCTTCAGGAATCGTTCTTGATGGTGAGTAA
- the purE gene encoding 5-(carboxyamino)imidazole ribonucleotide mutase, which produces MQPLVGIIMGSTSDWETMKNACDILDELNVPYEKKVVSAHRTPDFMFEYAETARERGIKVIIAGAGGAAHLPGMTAAKTTLPVIGVPVQSKALNGLDSLLSIVQMPGGVPVATTSIGKAGAVNAGLLAAQMLSAFDADLARKLDDRREKTKQAVLESSDQLV; this is translated from the coding sequence ATGCAGCCGCTAGTAGGAATCATCATGGGAAGCACTTCCGATTGGGAGACAATGAAAAACGCATGCGACATACTTGACGAACTTAATGTTCCGTACGAAAAAAAGGTCGTTTCCGCTCACCGGACGCCTGATTTCATGTTTGAATACGCTGAGACTGCGAGAGAAAGAGGCATCAAGGTGATCATCGCTGGAGCCGGAGGGGCGGCGCACTTGCCGGGGATGACGGCTGCAAAAACGACGCTGCCGGTCATCGGAGTTCCGGTTCAGTCTAAGGCGCTGAACGGACTCGATTCACTTCTTTCCATCGTCCAGATGCCTGGAGGCGTGCCTGTTGCGACAACATCCATCGGCAAAGCGGGCGCTGTGAACGCAGGCCTGTTAGCGGCGCAGATGTTGTCAGCTTTTGACGCGGATCTTGCCCGTAAGCTGGATGATAGAAGAGAAAAAACAAAACAGGCGGTGTTAGAAAGCAGTGATCAGCTTGTCTAA
- a CDS encoding sigma-70 family RNA polymerase sigma factor: protein MKEERLITKARKGNTRAFEKLMLTHQDTLYKTAYLYLRNKEDALDAVQETAYKAFMNIGKLKEPKYFLTWLTRILIHSIFAMNKKKGEMVPFEKHHDTGTDQANIEEHMDLRNAIDSLDEHVQLTIQLYYFQDYSISMIAEQTGMAEGTIKTHLHRARKALKQELEKEVQNKWTNTK, encoded by the coding sequence GTGAAGGAAGAAAGATTGATTACAAAGGCGAGAAAAGGAAATACGCGAGCCTTTGAAAAGCTTATGCTGACACATCAGGATACGTTATATAAAACAGCCTATCTCTATTTAAGAAACAAAGAAGATGCACTTGATGCTGTACAGGAAACGGCTTATAAAGCTTTTATGAATATAGGAAAACTAAAAGAGCCAAAGTACTTTTTGACGTGGCTTACTCGAATATTGATTCATTCCATTTTCGCCATGAATAAAAAGAAAGGAGAAATGGTTCCATTTGAAAAACATCATGATACTGGAACTGATCAAGCCAATATTGAGGAACACATGGATTTGCGAAATGCGATTGATTCACTTGATGAACATGTTCAGCTCACGATTCAGCTCTATTATTTTCAAGATTATTCGATTTCAATGATAGCTGAACAAACGGGAATGGCAGAAGGCACGATCAAAACCCATTTACATAGAGCGAGAAAAGCATTGAAGCAGGAGTTGGAAAAGGAGGTTCAAAACAAATGGACAAACACCAAGTGA
- the purK gene encoding 5-(carboxyamino)imidazole ribonucleotide synthase, giving the protein MSKQTIYPGAVIGIIGGGQLGKMMAVSAKQMGYKVAVVDPVKDSPCGQVADVEITAHYNDREAIRKLAEISDIITYEFENIDYDALHWLKDHAYLPQGSELLLITQNRETEKKAIQDAGCEVAPYKIVKSKDELKQAVQDLGLPAVLKTCRGGYDGKGQFVIKEEAQMEQAAALLEHGTCILESWVSFKMELSVIVVRSVNGEVSAFPAAENIHYNNILFQSIVPARVGEGIQKKAAELAVKLAGDLNLVGPLAVEMFLTEDGELLVNELAPRPHNSGHYTLDLCETSQFEQHIRAVCGLPLGKTDLLKPGMMVNLLGDEVKLVEEEPELIKEAKLYIYGKHEIKKGRKMGHITFMKQPEDHWIQEITNKWMNRDGGQAE; this is encoded by the coding sequence TTGTCTAAACAAACGATCTATCCGGGAGCTGTCATCGGCATCATCGGCGGCGGCCAGCTTGGGAAAATGATGGCTGTGTCCGCTAAACAAATGGGGTATAAAGTCGCGGTCGTTGATCCAGTGAAAGATTCGCCGTGCGGCCAGGTTGCGGATGTTGAGATTACCGCTCATTACAATGACCGTGAAGCGATTCGGAAATTGGCTGAAATCAGCGACATCATCACGTATGAATTTGAAAACATCGACTATGATGCGCTGCATTGGCTAAAAGATCATGCGTATCTCCCGCAAGGAAGTGAGCTGCTGCTCATTACCCAAAACCGTGAAACAGAGAAAAAAGCCATTCAAGACGCGGGCTGTGAAGTCGCGCCGTACAAAATCGTCAAGTCAAAGGATGAACTGAAACAGGCGGTACAGGATCTGGGGCTTCCCGCAGTACTGAAAACATGCCGCGGCGGATATGATGGCAAAGGCCAATTTGTGATCAAGGAAGAGGCGCAAATGGAGCAGGCTGCCGCTCTTTTAGAACACGGAACTTGCATTCTCGAAAGCTGGGTTTCTTTTAAAATGGAACTGTCGGTCATTGTCGTCAGATCGGTAAACGGCGAAGTTTCTGCATTTCCGGCAGCTGAAAACATACATTACAACAATATTCTATTCCAAAGCATCGTGCCTGCGCGGGTGGGGGAAGGAATTCAGAAGAAGGCTGCTGAGCTGGCCGTTAAGCTTGCAGGCGACCTTAACCTTGTCGGGCCGCTCGCTGTTGAAATGTTCCTGACCGAAGACGGAGAGCTTTTGGTCAATGAACTGGCGCCGAGACCGCACAATTCAGGGCATTATACGCTGGATCTTTGCGAAACGAGCCAGTTTGAACAGCATATTAGAGCGGTGTGCGGCCTTCCGCTCGGGAAAACAGATTTGCTGAAGCCGGGCATGATGGTAAATCTACTCGGCGATGAAGTGAAGCTTGTGGAGGAAGAGCCGGAGCTTATAAAAGAAGCAAAGCTCTATATATACGGAAAACATGAAATCAAAAAAGGCCGCAAAATGGGGCATATTACATTTATGAAGCAGCCTGAAGACCACTGGATTCAGGAGATTACAAATAAATGGATGAATAGAGACGGAGGACAAGCAGAATGA
- the pbuG gene encoding hypoxanthine/guanine permease PbuG, which yields MKTYFQFDELGTSYRNEIIGGLTTFLSMAYILFVNPITLALESVKDFPEALRIDQGAVFTATALASAAGCILMGLIARYPIAIAPGMGLNAFFAFSVVLGMGISWQAALSGVFISGLIFVALSLTGFREKIINAIPPELKLAVGAGIGLFITFVGLQGSGIITSNPSTLVTIGNIHSGPVLLTIFGVIVTVILMVLRVNAGVFIGMLLTAVAGMIFGLVPVPTQIIGSVPSLEPTFGQAWIHLPDIFSVQMLIVILTFLFVGFFDTAGTLVAVATQAGLMKGNKLPRAGRALLADSSSIVIGAMLGTSTTTSYVESSSGVAAGARSGFAAIVTGILFLLATFFSPLLSVVTSNVTAPALIIVGALMVAPLGKIAWDKFEVAVPAFLTMIMMPLTYSIATGIAIGFIFYPITMVCKGKAKEVHPIMYGLFVVFILYFIFLK from the coding sequence TTGAAAACGTATTTTCAGTTTGATGAGCTGGGCACCAGCTATCGCAATGAAATCATTGGCGGATTAACGACTTTTTTATCGATGGCATATATTCTGTTCGTCAATCCGATTACGCTTGCTTTGGAGAGCGTGAAAGATTTTCCGGAGGCGCTGAGAATTGATCAAGGCGCGGTCTTTACAGCGACAGCGCTGGCGTCTGCAGCAGGCTGTATTTTAATGGGATTGATCGCGAGGTATCCGATCGCCATCGCGCCAGGTATGGGGCTGAACGCGTTTTTTGCGTTTTCTGTCGTCCTCGGCATGGGCATTTCATGGCAGGCCGCTTTGTCTGGTGTTTTCATTTCAGGTCTTATCTTTGTTGCTCTTTCGTTAACAGGTTTTCGTGAAAAAATCATCAACGCGATTCCGCCGGAGCTGAAATTGGCTGTCGGCGCGGGGATCGGATTGTTTATTACATTCGTTGGGTTACAAGGTTCCGGAATTATTACTTCTAACCCTTCTACACTCGTCACCATTGGAAACATTCACAGCGGTCCTGTGCTGTTAACGATTTTTGGTGTGATTGTAACGGTTATTTTAATGGTGCTTCGCGTGAACGCGGGCGTGTTTATCGGGATGCTGTTAACAGCAGTTGCCGGCATGATTTTCGGTTTGGTTCCGGTTCCGACTCAAATCATCGGCAGTGTGCCGAGCCTTGAGCCGACTTTCGGACAAGCATGGATTCACCTGCCGGATATTTTCTCCGTGCAAATGCTGATCGTCATTTTAACATTCTTGTTTGTCGGATTTTTTGATACGGCGGGTACACTTGTTGCCGTGGCAACTCAAGCAGGTTTAATGAAGGGAAATAAATTGCCGCGTGCGGGCCGTGCGCTTTTGGCTGATTCATCTTCCATTGTGATCGGCGCCATGCTCGGTACGTCAACCACAACTTCTTACGTGGAATCAAGCTCAGGTGTCGCTGCGGGTGCCCGTTCAGGATTTGCGGCAATTGTAACAGGCATTCTCTTTTTACTGGCTACGTTTTTCTCACCGCTTCTATCAGTCGTTACCTCAAATGTAACAGCTCCGGCACTGATTATTGTCGGTGCATTGATGGTGGCGCCGCTTGGCAAAATCGCTTGGGATAAGTTCGAGGTGGCCGTTCCCGCTTTCCTTACCATGATCATGATGCCGTTAACATACAGCATCGCGACCGGGATTGCGATTGGATTTATTTTCTATCCAATTACAATGGTGTGCAAAGGAAAAGCAAAAGAGGTTCATCCGATCATGTACGGACTGTTTGTGGTGTTTATCCTGTACTTTATCTTCTTAAAATAA
- the purB gene encoding adenylosuccinate lyase → MIERYSRPEMSAIWTDENRFQAWLEVEILACEAWAELGVIPKEDVKVMRENASFDINRILEIEQDTRHDVVAFTRAVSESLGEERKWVHYGLTSTDVVDTALSYLLKQANDILLKDLERFVDIIKEKAKEHKYTVMMGRTHGVHAEPTTFGLKLALWHEEMKRNLERFKQAKAGIEVGKISGAVGTYANIDPFVEQYVCEKLGLKAAPISTQTLQRDRHADYMATLALIATSVEKFAVEIRGLQKSETREVEEFFAKGQKGSSAMPHKRNPIGSENMTGMARVIRGYMMTAYENVPLWHERDISHSSAERIILPDATIALNYMLNRFSNIVKNLTVFPENMKRNMDRTLGLIYSQRVLLALIDTGLTREEAYDTVQPKAMEAWEKQVPFRELVEAEEKITSRLSPEKIADCFDYNYHLKNVDLIFERLGLA, encoded by the coding sequence ATGATCGAACGTTATTCAAGACCTGAAATGTCCGCGATTTGGACGGATGAAAACAGATTTCAAGCATGGCTGGAAGTTGAGATTCTTGCCTGTGAAGCGTGGGCGGAGCTTGGCGTCATTCCAAAAGAAGACGTAAAGGTTATGCGCGAGAACGCGTCATTTGACATCAACCGCATTTTAGAAATCGAACAGGACACGCGCCATGACGTTGTCGCTTTTACACGCGCCGTTTCCGAATCACTGGGCGAAGAAAGAAAATGGGTGCACTACGGATTAACGTCAACTGACGTTGTGGACACTGCGCTTTCTTACTTATTAAAACAGGCAAACGATATTCTGCTCAAGGACCTTGAGAGATTTGTTGACATCATAAAAGAAAAAGCGAAAGAGCATAAATACACAGTCATGATGGGGCGCACACACGGCGTACACGCTGAGCCGACAACATTCGGTTTAAAACTTGCGCTTTGGCATGAAGAAATGAAACGGAATCTTGAGCGTTTTAAACAAGCGAAAGCAGGCATCGAGGTTGGGAAGATTTCCGGCGCGGTCGGCACATACGCGAACATCGATCCCTTTGTAGAGCAATATGTCTGTGAGAAACTCGGATTGAAAGCTGCGCCGATTTCAACACAAACGCTTCAGCGTGACCGCCATGCTGATTATATGGCGACACTCGCTTTGATCGCGACAAGTGTTGAGAAATTCGCAGTGGAAATCCGCGGTCTGCAAAAGAGTGAAACACGTGAAGTTGAGGAATTCTTCGCGAAAGGGCAAAAGGGTTCATCCGCTATGCCGCACAAACGCAATCCGATTGGCTCTGAGAACATGACAGGCATGGCGCGCGTCATCCGCGGCTACATGATGACGGCTTACGAAAATGTTCCATTATGGCACGAACGCGATATTTCTCATTCTTCAGCAGAACGGATTATTCTACCGGATGCGACAATTGCGTTGAACTACATGCTGAACCGTTTCTCCAACATCGTGAAAAATTTAACGGTCTTCCCGGAAAACATGAAGCGCAACATGGACCGCACGCTCGGCCTTATTTATTCTCAGCGCGTACTGCTTGCCTTGATTGACACAGGCCTGACTCGTGAAGAAGCCTATGATACAGTGCAGCCAAAAGCAATGGAGGCGTGGGAAAAACAAGTGCCGTTCCGTGAGCTTGTGGAAGCGGAAGAGAAAATCACGTCCCGTCTTTCTCCGGAAAAAATCGCTGACTGCTTTGATTACAACTACCATCTGAAAAATGTTGATCTGATCTTTGAACGTTTAGGTTTGGCATAG
- a CDS encoding DUF2179 domain-containing protein, translated as MMQTILSNGIAMALIILIINIVYVSFFTIRMILTLKGQRYLAGGISTIEILVYVTGLSLVLDNLDQIQNVIAYALGYGLGVIVGMKIEEKLALGYIMVNVITKELDVDLPRQLREKGYGVTNWVAGGLEGDRTALQILTPRKYELQLYDTIKTIDSKAFIIAYEPKTIHGGFWVKAVKKRRIKE; from the coding sequence ATGATGCAAACCATCTTATCAAATGGGATAGCTATGGCACTCATAATTCTCATTATTAATATTGTCTACGTGTCATTTTTCACGATAAGAATGATTTTAACGCTGAAAGGCCAGAGGTATTTAGCTGGCGGTATTAGTACGATTGAGATACTGGTTTATGTGACAGGGCTGAGTCTGGTGCTTGATAACTTAGACCAGATTCAAAACGTAATTGCGTACGCGCTTGGATACGGTCTTGGCGTCATTGTCGGCATGAAAATAGAAGAAAAGTTGGCGCTTGGCTATATTATGGTCAATGTGATTACGAAGGAGCTGGATGTTGATCTTCCAAGGCAGCTCCGTGAAAAAGGCTACGGCGTGACAAACTGGGTGGCCGGCGGACTTGAAGGCGACCGTACAGCCCTTCAGATTCTGACACCGAGAAAGTATGAACTCCAGCTGTATGATACGATTAAGACAATTGATTCAAAAGCCTTTATTATTGCGTATGAACCAAAAACAATCCACGGCGGCTTCTGGGTCAAAGCGGTGAAGAAGAGGAGAATTAAAGAATAA